A section of the Pseudomonas flavescens genome encodes:
- a CDS encoding alpha/beta fold hydrolase, with protein sequence MSQLIFFAHANGFPSGTYGKLFASLAPEYRVQHLAQHAHDPRFPVNDNWSNLVDELLHHLQLCAGPVWGVGHSLGGVLHYHAALRRPDLYRGVVMLDSPVLSRADQMVIHAAKRFGFIDRLTPARRTLGRREAFADALEARQYFAERALFSRFDPDCLDAYVEHGLHLHQDGMRLRFEAATEISIYRSVPHTSPGLPQQLQVPLALVKGAQSRVVLAHHGRMARRAPRGEFLTLPGGHMFPLEHPNETAQLIRVLFARWQQPVEAIP encoded by the coding sequence ATGTCCCAGCTCATCTTCTTCGCCCACGCCAACGGCTTCCCATCGGGGACCTACGGCAAGCTGTTCGCCTCGCTCGCACCGGAGTACCGGGTACAGCATCTGGCACAGCACGCGCACGACCCGCGCTTCCCGGTGAATGACAACTGGAGCAATCTGGTCGATGAGCTGTTGCATCATCTGCAGCTTTGCGCCGGGCCGGTGTGGGGGGTGGGCCATTCGCTGGGTGGTGTGCTGCACTACCATGCGGCGTTGCGCAGGCCCGATCTTTACCGCGGTGTGGTGATGCTCGACTCGCCTGTGCTGAGCCGTGCCGATCAGATGGTGATTCACGCTGCCAAACGGTTTGGTTTCATCGACCGTCTGACCCCAGCCAGGCGCACCCTGGGGCGCCGCGAGGCGTTTGCCGATGCCCTGGAGGCGCGCCAATACTTCGCCGAGCGGGCGCTGTTCAGTCGCTTCGATCCCGATTGCCTGGATGCCTATGTCGAGCATGGTCTGCACCTCCACCAGGATGGCATGAGGTTGCGTTTCGAGGCCGCTACCGAAATCAGCATCTACCGCAGTGTCCCGCACACCAGCCCCGGGCTGCCACAGCAGTTGCAGGTGCCGCTGGCGCTGGTCAAAGGCGCCCAGAGCCGTGTGGTACTGGCCCATCATGGCCGCATGGCGCGCCGTGCACCGCGGGGCGAGTTCCTCACGTTGCCTGGCGGCCACATGTTTCCTCTCGAGCACCCGAACGAGACGGCGCAACTGATTCGCGTGCTGTTCGCGCGCTGGCAGCAACCTGTAGAGGCCATTCCATGA